The following are encoded in a window of Gossypium raimondii isolate GPD5lz chromosome 13, ASM2569854v1, whole genome shotgun sequence genomic DNA:
- the LOC105783608 gene encoding ubiquitin-conjugating enzyme E2 36: MANSNLPRRIIKETQRLLSEPAPGISASPSEDNMRYFNVMILGPTQSPYEGGVFKLELFLPEEYPMAAPKVRFLTKIYHPNIDKLGRICLDILKDKWSPALQIRTVLLSIQALLSAPNPDDPLSENIAKHWKTNEAEAVETAKEWTRLYASGA; this comes from the exons ATGGCCAACAGTAATCTCCCTCGAAGAATCATCAAG GAAACTCAACGTCTCCTCAGTGAACCTG CACCTGGAATTAGTGCTTCACCATCAGAGGATAACATGCGGTATTTCAATGTGATGATCCTTGGTCCAACACAGTCACCATATGAAG GTGGGGTTTTCAAGTTGGAACTATTTTTGCCTGAAGAATATCCCATGGCTGCTCCCAAG GTTCGATTTCTTACAAAGATATATCATCCTAACATTGACAAG CTTGGAAGAATATGCCTTGATATTCTCAAAGACAAATGGAGTCCAGCTCTCCAGATTCGAACTGTACTTTTAAG TATTCAAGCACTTTTGAGTGCTCCAAATCCCGATGATCCACTCTCTGAAAACATTGCTAAGCACTGGAAAACGAATGAGGCTGAAGCCGTTGAGACAG CAAAGGAATGGACCCGTTTGTATGCAAGCGGTGCATGA